The following are from one region of the Corylus avellana chromosome ca1, CavTom2PMs-1.0 genome:
- the LOC132167725 gene encoding ATP synthase subunit delta', mitochondrial-like produces the protein MFRRATGLLARPLLSSARARARPFSTDLPVAPTADENFVEAWKKVVPNLEPPKTPLSFMQPRPPTPSSIPSKLTVNFVLPYASELSTKEVDMVIIPATTGQMGVLPGHVATIAELKPGVLSVHEGNDVAKYFVSSGFAFIHANSYADIIAIEAVPIDRIDPSLVQKGLAEFTQKLSSASTDLEKAEAQIGVDVHSALNAALTG, from the exons ATGTTCCGCCGAGCCACCGGCCTCCTGGCCCGACCCCTTCTCTCCTCCGCCAGAGCTAGGGCTCGACCCTTCTCCACCGATCTCCCGGTGGCTCCAACCGCGGACGAGAACTTCGTGGAGGCGTGGAAGAAAGTGGTACCCAACTTGGAACCTCCCAAGACCCCCCTCTCCTTCATGCAGCCTCGCCCTCCCACTCCCTCTTCCATCCCTTCCAAGCTCACTGTCAATTTCGTGCTCCCCTATGCCTCTGAGCTATCAACCAAGGAG GTCGACATGGTCATAATACCAGCAACAACTGGTCAAATGGGTGTTCTTCCTGGACATGTAGCAACAATTGCAGAGTTGAAACCTGGTGTCCTGTCAGTTCATGAAGGGAATGACGTGGCAAAGTATTTCGTCAGCAGTGGCTTTGCTTTCATCCATGCAAACTCATATGCAGATATTATTGCCATTGAGGCCGTGCCGATTGACCGAATTGACCCGAGCCTTGTCCAGAAGGGGCTTGCAGAGTTCACTCAGAAGCTGAGCTCTGCCTCAACTGACTTGGAGAAAGCTGAAGCTCAAATTGGAGTTGATGTGCATAGTGCTCTCAACGCTGCTCTCACAGGCTAG
- the LOC132166253 gene encoding probable dolichyl pyrophosphate Glc1Man9GlcNAc2 alpha-1,3-glucosyltransferase: MSELLWFFGVAACVKLLLIPSYHSTDFEVHRHWLALTHSLPLSKWYSDETSPWTLDYPPFFAYFERVLSIFANLIDTQIVHLQEGLNYSSDTVVLFQRITVILSDLCLLYGVYRLTKDLDSRRRISIWVLIIWSPMLVIVDHMHFQYNGFLLGLLLMSLSYLEEGRDLMGGFVFAVLLCFKHLFAVAAPVYFVYLLRHYCWGGFVRGFRRLSVLGAVVVAVFAAAYAPFVYHGQIQQVLHRMFPFGRGLCHAYWAPNFWTFYIILDKGLAFFLKKLGFAIQIPAASFTGGLVGDSSPFAILPQITPLTTFTMVLLALSPCLIKAWRDPRPGMITRWVAYAYTCGFLFGWHVHEKASLHFVIPLATVAVQNLDNARHYFLLSIVSCYSLFPLLFEAQEYPIKVLLLLLHSIIMWLAFSAQFTKEETAPIKKKVDQLEKRSSNATAKRGEGFVIGGVEKSYLVGLLAVEIWGQLLHPLLFGDKLSFVPLMLISIYSGLGIMYSWIWQLRWIIRSPNI, translated from the exons ATGTCAGAGCTTTTATGGTTCTTCGGGGTGGCAGCCTGCGTAAAGCTCCTCCTCATCCCATCCTACCATAGCACAGACTTCGAGGTCCACCGCCACTGGCTCGCTCTCACCCACTCCCTCCCTCTCTCCAAATGGTACTCCGACGAGACCAGCCCCTGGACCCTCGACTACCCTCCCTTCTTCGCCTACTTCGAGCGCGTTCTTTCCATTTTCGCCAACCTCATCGACACCCAAATCGTTCATCTCCAAGAGGGCCTCAACTATAGCTCCGACACTGTGGTTTTGTTCCAAAGAATCACTGTGATCTTGTCTGATTTGTGCTTGTTATATGGGGTTTATAGATTGACCAAGGATTTGGATTCAAGGAGGCGAATTTCGATCTGGGTATTGATCATTTGGTCCCCGATGCTTGTGATTGTGGACCATATGCATTTCCAGTACAATGGGTTTCTGTTGGGGCTCTTACTGATGTCGCTTTCGTATTTGGAGGAAGGGAGAGACTTGATGGGCGGGTTTGTTTTTGCGGTTCTGTTGTGCTTCAAGCACTTGTTTGCGGTGGCGGCGCCCGTTTATTTTGTGTACTTGTTGCGGCATTACTGTTGGGGCGGATTTGTGAGGGGCTTCAGGCGGCTTTCGGTTTTGGGGGCGGTGGTTGTAGCGGTTTTTGCAGCGGCGTATGCACCGTTTGTCTATCATGGGCAG ATACAACAAGTCCTTCACCGTATGTTTCCTTTCGGCAGAGGACTTTGCCATGCATATTGGGCTCCAAATTTTTGgacattttatattattttagataaagGACTTgcctttttccttaaaaagcTTGGGTTTGCCATTCAGATACCAGCAGCTTCATTCACTGGTGGGCTAGTGGGGGATTCCTCACCTTTCGCTATACTACCTCAG ATCACCCCCTTGACAACCTTTACAATGGTCCTGCTTGCCTTATCTCCTTGTCTTATTAAGGCTTGGAGAGATCCCCGGCCAGGGATGATTACTAGATGGGTAGCCTATGCTTACACATGTGGTTTCTTATTTGGATGGCATGTTCATGAGAAAGCATCTCTCCACTTTGTGATTCCCCTTGCCACTGTTGCGGTGCAAAATTTGGACAATGCAAGGCATTATTTCTTGCTATCAATAG TTTCTTGCTACTCCTTGTTCCCTCTTCTGTTTGAAGCCCAAGAATACCCAATAAAAGTCCTCTTGCTGCTGCTACACTCCATTATAATGTGGCTTGCATTTTCTGCACAATTCACTAAGGAAGAAACTGCACctataaagaaaaaagttgatCAATTGGAGAAGAGAAGTTCCAACGCGACTGCCAAGAGAGGAGAAGGGTTTGTTATAGGAGGGGTTGAGAAGAGTTACTTGGTAGGTCTTTTGGCGGTCGAGATATGGGGCCAGCTTTTGCATCCCTTACTTTTTGGTGATAAGCTTTCTTTTGTACCCCTTATGTTGATTTCTATATATTCTGGATTAGGGATCATGTACTCTTGGATTTGGCAATTGAGATGGATCATAAGATCCCCCAATATATAA
- the LOC132185501 gene encoding small ribosomal subunit protein uS17, which translates to MAEQTEKAFLKQPKVFLCSKKSGKGKRPGKGGNRFWKSVGLGFKTPREAIEGTYIDKKCPFTGNVSIRGRILAGTCNSAKMMRTIIVRRNYLHFVKKYQRYEKRHSNIPAHISPCFRVKEGDHVTVGQCRPLSKTVRFNVLKVIPAGSSGGGKKAFTGL; encoded by the exons ATGGCTGAACAG ACTGAGAAGGCATTTCTGAAGCAGCCCAAGGTGTTTCTATG CTCAAAGAAATCTGGGAAGGGTAAGAGGCCTGGAAAGGGTGGGAACCGCTTTTGGAAGAGCGTTGGGTTGGGTTTCAAGACACCCAGAGAGGCAATTGAAG GAACATATATAGACAAGAAGTGCCCGTTCACTGGCAATGTTTCTATCAGAGGACGTATTCTTGCTGGCACTTGCAACAGTGCCAAGATGATGAGGACCATCATTGTTCGAAGGAACTACCTTCACTTTGTCAAGAAATATCAAAG ATATGAAAAAAGGCACTCGAACATTCCAGCACATATTTCTCCATGCTTCCGTGTGAAAGAAGGAGATCATGTTACTGTCGGCCAATGCAG GCCATTGTCAAAGACAGTGAGGTTCAATGTGTTGAAAGTCATTCCAGCTGGCTCTTCTGGTGGTGGGAAGAAGGCATTCACGGGATTGTGA
- the LOC132167343 gene encoding E3 ubiquitin-protein ligase ATL4, whose translation MSFSSSPPPPFLSDLTTYIPSDSSTPPHASSSSSVNPSVLIIVLILFITIVACISLCLLLRHLNRRCLRHASSSSTTTTATVSTTADTHPLSARRVSPEIARTSIADSLPLFTFSSITRRSSSTSSKDCAVCLSKFEPTDQLRFLPLCCHAFHAHCIDAWLESNQSCPLCRSAIFASESDLMKASLASSNGAAAGESFRLEIGNVSRRRAEGESGEARRSYSIGSFEYLVDEDSEISMSHAHRWSVSDKEESGALPETMEASLASEVGGGRNWLKEYVDRLSFSLSSRALSFRSSGRFFSGSSRRSNITGAGEIDLEANRVGEEISEMFRWLSGV comes from the coding sequence ATGTCGTTTTCTTCGTCTCCACCGCCTCCATTCCTGAGCGATCTCACAACCTACATCCCCTCCGACTCCTCCACGCCGCCTCATGCATCGTCTTCATCATCCGTTAACCCTAGCGTACTCATCATCGTACTGATCCTCTTCATCACCATAGTTGCTTGTATCTCCCTCTGCCTCCTCCTCCGCCACCTCAACCGCCGGTGCCTCCGCCACGCGTCCTCTtcatccaccaccaccaccgccactGTCAGTACTACCGCCGACACTCACCCTCTCTCCGCTCGCCGCGTGTCCCCCGAAATCGCTAGAACCTCCATCGCCGATTCCCTCCCTCTCTTCACCTTCTCCTCCATCACTCGACGCTCGTCAAGTACATCGTCAAAGGACTGTGCGGTTTGTTTGTCCAAGTTCGAGCCGACCGACCAGCTGCGGTTTCTCCCTCTCTGCTGCCACGCCTTCCACGCGCACTGCATCGATGCCTGGCTCGAATCCAATCAGAGCTGTCCGCTCTGCCGATCGGCCATTTTTGCTTCGGAGTCCGACCTCATGAAGGCCTCGCTCGCTTCGTCTAACGGAGCCGCTGCCGGCGAGAGTTTCCGCCTAGAGATTGGAAATGTGAGCAGGAGAAGAGCCGAAGGAGAATCCGGCGAAGCGCGGAGGTCCTATTCCATCGGATCGTTTGAGTACCTTGTGGATGAAGACTCAGAGATCAGTATGAGCCACGCGCACCGGTGGAGCGTGTCAGATAAGGAGGAGAGCGGAGCTTTGCCGGAGACGATGGAGGCGAGTCTGGCTTCTGAGGTAGGCGGCGGAAGGAACTGGCTCAAGGAGTACGTCGATAggctctcattctctctctcgtCGCGCGCCTTGTCATTTCGCAGCTCCGGAAGGTTCTTCTCCGGAAGCAGTCGCCGGAGCAATATCACCGGGGCCGGAGAAATAGACCTCGAAGCCAATCGAGTCGGCGAAGAGATCAGTGAGATGTTCCGATGGCTCTCAGGGGTATGA